In Synechococcus sp. PCC 6312, one genomic interval encodes:
- a CDS encoding ribonuclease HII: MPITPTLEQESRLWQQGLSRVAGVDEVGRGCWAGPVVAAAVVLPPGLAQADQIPLVRDSKTLNARQRQALAPQIMSQCLRWGLGLATVTEIDWLNIQQATYLAMQRALEQVTPWDYALVDGTLSAKTNLGGAWQAIVRGDTQCYSIACAAILAKVSRDQWLSHLGHRYPEYGWERNKGYGTREHQQALQRLGVTPWHRQSFGPIRAIGFGRGKGEPDRC, from the coding sequence GTGCCAATTACGCCAACGTTAGAACAGGAATCACGGCTCTGGCAGCAGGGACTCTCGCGGGTTGCTGGTGTTGATGAAGTAGGGCGAGGGTGTTGGGCCGGGCCGGTAGTGGCGGCGGCGGTGGTGCTCCCTCCAGGTCTGGCTCAGGCAGATCAAATTCCCCTTGTCCGGGATTCCAAAACCCTCAATGCCCGGCAGCGTCAAGCTCTTGCGCCCCAAATTATGAGCCAATGTCTGCGCTGGGGCCTGGGGCTGGCAACGGTGACAGAAATTGATTGGCTCAATATCCAACAAGCAACCTATTTAGCCATGCAGCGAGCATTAGAGCAGGTAACCCCCTGGGATTACGCCTTAGTAGATGGGACGTTATCGGCAAAAACTAATTTGGGTGGGGCCTGGCAAGCCATCGTTCGAGGAGATACCCAGTGTTACAGTATCGCCTGTGCCGCTATCCTGGCCAAAGTCTCTCGAGATCAGTGGTTATCCCATTTGGGGCATCGCTATCCAGAATATGGTTGGGAAAGGAACAAAGGCTATGGCACTCGCGAACATCAGCAGGCCCTCCAGCGGTTAGGAGTGACCCCTTGGCATCGGCAGAGTTTCGGGCCAATTCGAGCCATAGGATTTGGTAGAGGCAAGGGGGAACCTGATCGGTGCTGA
- a CDS encoding ribonuclease catalytic domain-containing protein — translation MEKGTLVEFRVNNQRRLGVVERPEGKKHWIVIDSNHQAHTLHPRQITYTVTGERYQTQEIPQFQKAVEPFLDPESLEVAWEILLEENRAVSPESLALLLFSGQTPLQCYAAHYLLSEDKIYFKQKAELYEARPTSQVAEIKHQLEKERQRQQTKAQFLAKLNQALAQETISWEPAERNKFEPLERFAALGDLATQSQINAASELLTQLKRPTTALAAFQLLVDLSLWKHHENLALHRSQIPTAFKPEVVDMARHCISNPPPDLDAPIRQDLTHLKVYTIDDESTQEIDDGISLETLPNGQERLWIHIADPSRWLLLGDGLEQEARRRATTVYLPTGMIPMFPPELATGPMSLVAGKTCCALSFGIILQPDGSIADYQICPSLIKPTYRLTYEDVDMMLELAVQNEPELLGIGAWMQKRLAWRQQQGAIQINMPEPEIKVVDDEVDIHPLADSVARQLVAEMMILTGEVAARFGEAQNIPLPFRSQTQPELPPEEELQQLPPGPVRQCAIRRCMPKSEMSPTPNRHASLGLNAYCQVTSPIRRYSDLIAHMQIKAHLRGDNVPFAAPDLGELLLGVVAAVQETILVERQTTRYWCLEFLRRHSDQVWQALMLRWLREDDLLALVLLEDLGVELAVRFHRVVGLGETLNLRVSRVDPRADQIALEEVILAHT, via the coding sequence GTGGAAAAGGGCACTTTAGTTGAATTTCGGGTCAATAATCAGCGGCGGCTGGGAGTGGTTGAGCGACCCGAAGGGAAAAAGCACTGGATCGTCATTGATAGCAATCACCAGGCCCACACGCTTCATCCCCGGCAAATTACCTATACCGTCACGGGTGAGCGTTACCAGACCCAGGAAATTCCCCAATTCCAAAAAGCAGTTGAACCATTCCTGGATCCGGAGAGCCTTGAGGTGGCCTGGGAAATTCTCTTAGAAGAAAATCGGGCCGTTAGTCCTGAAAGTCTGGCCCTGCTCTTATTCTCTGGACAAACCCCACTCCAATGTTACGCCGCCCATTATCTACTTTCTGAAGACAAGATCTATTTCAAACAAAAGGCTGAACTCTACGAAGCCCGCCCCACCAGCCAAGTTGCCGAAATTAAACATCAACTGGAAAAAGAACGACAGCGTCAACAGACCAAGGCCCAATTCTTAGCTAAACTTAACCAGGCCCTGGCCCAGGAAACTATCAGTTGGGAGCCAGCAGAGCGGAATAAATTTGAACCTCTGGAACGATTTGCCGCCTTGGGAGACCTGGCCACTCAGAGCCAAATTAATGCTGCTTCTGAACTCTTAACTCAACTTAAACGCCCAACGACGGCCCTAGCTGCTTTTCAACTCTTGGTAGATTTGTCACTATGGAAGCACCATGAGAATTTAGCTCTCCATCGGAGTCAGATTCCGACAGCATTTAAGCCGGAGGTGGTGGACATGGCCCGACACTGTATTAGTAATCCGCCCCCAGATCTGGATGCCCCCATTCGGCAAGATCTGACCCATCTCAAGGTTTATACGATTGATGACGAAAGCACCCAAGAAATTGATGATGGCATTAGTTTAGAAACCCTCCCTAATGGCCAAGAGCGGCTGTGGATTCATATTGCTGATCCGAGTCGCTGGTTACTGTTAGGCGATGGCCTGGAGCAGGAAGCCCGCCGCCGCGCTACCACCGTGTATTTACCCACAGGCATGATTCCCATGTTTCCCCCCGAACTTGCGACTGGGCCAATGAGCTTAGTGGCGGGTAAAACCTGTTGCGCCTTGAGTTTTGGCATCATTTTGCAGCCAGATGGTAGTATTGCGGACTATCAAATTTGTCCCAGCTTGATTAAACCCACCTATCGCCTCACCTATGAGGATGTGGACATGATGCTGGAATTGGCTGTCCAAAATGAGCCAGAGTTGTTAGGCATCGGGGCCTGGATGCAGAAACGCCTGGCCTGGCGACAACAACAAGGGGCGATTCAGATCAATATGCCAGAACCCGAGATTAAAGTCGTTGATGATGAAGTCGATATTCACCCCTTAGCGGATTCTGTGGCCCGTCAATTGGTCGCCGAAATGATGATCCTGACTGGGGAAGTCGCCGCTCGCTTTGGTGAAGCTCAGAATATTCCCTTACCCTTTCGCTCTCAAACCCAGCCCGAACTGCCTCCTGAAGAAGAATTACAACAACTCCCCCCCGGCCCTGTTCGCCAATGTGCCATCCGCCGCTGCATGCCCAAGAGTGAAATGAGTCCAACCCCGAATCGTCATGCCAGTCTCGGCTTAAATGCCTATTGCCAAGTGACTTCCCCAATTCGCCGCTACTCTGATCTCATTGCCCATATGCAGATTAAGGCGCACCTGAGAGGCGATAATGTCCCGTTTGCGGCCCCTGACTTAGGGGAACTGTTATTGGGGGTGGTTGCGGCAGTGCAGGAAACAATTTTGGTGGAGCGGCAAACAACGCGCTACTGGTGTTTGGAATTTCTCCGGCGGCATTCAGATCAGGTGTGGCAAGCCTTGATGTTGCGGTGGCTGCGGGAAGATGATTTGCTTGCCCTGGTGCTACTAGAGGACTTGGGCGTTGAATTAGCCGTGCGGTTCCATCGGGTCGTGGGACTTGGAGAAACCCTCAATTTACGGGTTAGCCGTGTCGATCCCCGTGCCGATCAGATTGCCCTTGAAGAAGTAATCTTAGCTCACACTTAA
- the rpsR gene encoding 30S ribosomal protein S18, producing the protein MAFFRRRVSPLQPGEPIDYKDVDLLRRFITERGKILPRRVTGLTAKQQRHLTIAIKRARVMALLPFLNPEG; encoded by the coding sequence ATGGCATTCTTTCGGCGGCGTGTTTCTCCCCTCCAACCTGGTGAACCCATTGATTATAAAGATGTGGATTTACTGCGGCGGTTTATTACCGAACGTGGCAAAATTCTGCCCCGGCGCGTCACAGGTTTAACCGCTAAACAACAACGTCATCTCACCATTGCGATTAAACGGGCCCGTGTCATGGCCTTGTTACCATTCCTGAACCCTGAAGGTTAA
- the rpmG gene encoding 50S ribosomal protein L33 produces MAKAKGARLIITLECTECRTNTDKRSPGVSRYTTMKNRRNTTARLELKKFCPHCNKHTIHKEIK; encoded by the coding sequence ATGGCAAAGGCAAAAGGAGCCAGGCTCATTATCACCCTGGAATGCACAGAATGTCGCACCAATACCGATAAGCGGTCGCCAGGCGTATCCCGTTACACCACCATGAAAAATCGTCGGAACACCACCGCTCGGCTAGAGCTGAAAAAATTCTGTCCCCACTGCAACAAACACACGATTCATAAAGAAATTAAGTAG
- a CDS encoding DUF1816 domain-containing protein: MKDYETAQSGFSQWLAGLVNDLGLAWWIEIKTESPRCTYYFGPFLSPAEAESEKVGYIEDLQQENAIGIVCEVKRCKPKELTIYDESPFVERSLSGQLR, from the coding sequence GTGAAGGATTATGAAACAGCGCAATCAGGATTCAGTCAGTGGTTGGCGGGACTCGTCAATGATCTGGGCCTGGCCTGGTGGATTGAGATTAAGACAGAATCCCCCCGCTGCACCTATTACTTTGGCCCATTTTTGAGTCCAGCAGAAGCAGAGTCCGAAAAAGTGGGTTACATTGAGGACTTGCAACAAGAAAATGCCATAGGGATTGTCTGTGAGGTCAAGCGCTGTAAGCCCAAGGAACTCACGATTTACGATGAGAGTCCATTCGTGGAGCGTTCTCTCAGTGGTCAACTCCGTTAA
- a CDS encoding DUF3318 domain-containing protein, translated as MQHNLNSMNPEPEIRHLLDLMPASGRMHCKIVSRQLQSQVIHYNPALPWSDRVIEINFNLWSQLPRPCRDLLLLRAVAWFNLGQLIKLDLYQGLAVAGGVAAVVEFVQLDPVGIVVSGGLAAFSGLQAWRNTRGLAVEIAADKEGIRLAQRRGYAEDEAADYLLQAITETAALEGRPTLEFAELVRSQNLKALAGNPQAMPMTSRSRQRVESPSR; from the coding sequence ATGCAGCATAACCTCAACTCCATGAATCCCGAACCGGAAATTCGCCACCTCTTGGATTTAATGCCTGCCTCGGGCCGGATGCATTGCAAAATTGTCTCCCGCCAGCTCCAATCCCAAGTGATTCACTACAATCCAGCCTTGCCTTGGTCAGATCGGGTGATTGAAATTAACTTTAATCTCTGGAGTCAGTTACCGCGCCCTTGCCGAGATTTGCTGCTGTTGCGAGCGGTGGCCTGGTTTAACTTAGGGCAACTAATCAAGCTCGATCTCTATCAAGGCCTGGCGGTGGCAGGGGGGGTGGCAGCCGTTGTCGAATTTGTCCAACTGGATCCCGTAGGTATTGTTGTCTCCGGGGGGTTAGCTGCATTTAGTGGACTCCAGGCCTGGCGGAATACGCGGGGATTGGCCGTGGAGATCGCTGCTGATAAAGAAGGGATTCGCTTGGCCCAGCGGCGCGGCTATGCCGAGGATGAGGCTGCTGATTATCTCCTCCAGGCCATAACCGAAACGGCTGCGTTAGAAGGTCGTCCAACTCTGGAGTTTGCCGAACTGGTACGGAGTCAAAACCTGAAGGCCTTAGCGGGGAATCCCCAGGCCATGCCTATGACCAGTCGCAGTCGGCAACGGGTTGAATCCCCATCTCGATAA
- a CDS encoding vitamin K epoxide reductase family protein has product MPVTRRRSTPWLHRWSRVLIGIIAGLGMIVTGYLTIHAFGDQSVACPTADCDLVLSSPWAKVFGLPLALFGFMAYSGMFSFSLAPFALRRPEQKDTRQKLENITWFFLFLGAVAMTVFSGYLMYVLATAIKAACLYCIASATFSLAFLGLTLAGRDWPDRGQLFFTGLIMIVITLIGTLGVYNFRAADVATGPGIPVVNTSGPAEMSLAKHLTQAGAVMYGAYWCSHCHDQKELFGKTAFKQITYVECDPGGQNPQPDLCRAKDVKSYPTWEIAQKNYSGTRPLPELANLSGYQGDMNFKN; this is encoded by the coding sequence ATGCCGGTCACTCGTCGTCGTTCTACACCTTGGTTACATCGTTGGTCACGGGTTTTAATTGGGATCATTGCTGGCCTGGGCATGATCGTGACTGGATATTTAACGATTCATGCGTTTGGTGATCAATCGGTTGCTTGCCCCACGGCTGACTGTGATCTGGTTCTGAGTAGTCCTTGGGCAAAAGTCTTTGGCTTACCCCTAGCCTTATTCGGCTTCATGGCCTACAGCGGGATGTTTAGCTTCTCTCTGGCTCCCTTTGCGCTCCGTCGTCCTGAGCAAAAAGACACCCGGCAAAAACTTGAAAACATTACCTGGTTCTTCCTCTTTCTTGGGGCCGTGGCCATGACGGTCTTTAGCGGCTACCTAATGTATGTGCTGGCAACCGCAATTAAAGCGGCCTGTTTGTATTGCATTGCCTCGGCAACCTTTAGCTTGGCCTTTTTGGGACTCACCTTGGCCGGGCGTGATTGGCCTGATCGGGGTCAGCTATTTTTCACTGGCTTAATTATGATTGTGATAACCCTGATTGGGACTTTAGGCGTTTATAACTTTCGGGCGGCAGATGTAGCCACAGGGCCGGGGATTCCGGTGGTTAATACCTCAGGCCCGGCAGAAATGAGTTTGGCTAAGCATTTAACCCAGGCCGGGGCGGTGATGTATGGAGCCTATTGGTGTTCCCATTGCCATGATCAAAAAGAATTGTTCGGCAAGACCGCCTTTAAGCAAATTACCTACGTGGAATGTGATCCGGGGGGGCAAAATCCCCAACCTGATCTCTGTCGGGCTAAGGATGTGAAAAGTTATCCGACCTGGGAAATTGCCCAAAAAAACTACAGCGGCACTCGCCCTCTCCCCGAACTGGCGAATTTATCCGGCTACCAAGGGGATATGAACTTTAAGAACTAA
- the rlmB gene encoding 23S rRNA (guanosine(2251)-2'-O)-methyltransferase RlmB, protein MPKARRNFSGGDRPSRPAAPRLRSSQPRPGHSEFRDRQRDNGEFNNRDRPNRADAQRDFTRPRRPADGDASYGSRRPSPRPGGNFNRDRGDRERSSGYEPREKPRYQDRHSDGDTRYSSERYQDRPRPERSYGRSESQDRPSHRPDNRHERGDRYEDRPRYRQDGPRPAHFRDHPPRSAPTPPRLKQAYPSREDESFQLNGAWGRESADLEPKVMGSATPSGLVPALPHDLAADETPGNPAFGTDAETDLIYGRHAVLTALAGERRFNRIWITAPLRHDPRFLTLLEKAKTNGAVIDVVLPPRLDYLTDQGRHQGVAAQVAAYSYLELADLIAQAQAKTHQPVLIAAEGLNDPQNLGAIIRSAEAFGAQGMIIPQRRAVGITPAVAKVAAGALDHFAVARVVNMNQALETLKEAGFWLYGLAVNGSQPLVETKLTGPVVLVIGAEENGLSLQAQKHCDQLVSIPLLGETESLNASVAAGVALYEVFRQRPKTRTVIDLGIPPTP, encoded by the coding sequence ATGCCCAAAGCTCGTCGTAATTTTTCCGGTGGTGATCGCCCTTCCCGTCCTGCCGCCCCCCGTTTACGGTCATCCCAACCCCGGCCGGGTCATTCAGAGTTTCGAGATCGGCAGCGGGATAATGGGGAATTTAACAACAGAGATCGGCCAAACCGAGCGGATGCTCAACGGGATTTCACGCGCCCCCGCCGGCCGGCCGATGGAGATGCCAGCTATGGTTCCAGACGACCTAGCCCCAGGCCTGGGGGTAACTTTAACCGAGATCGAGGAGATCGAGAGCGTAGTTCTGGTTATGAACCCAGGGAAAAACCTCGGTATCAGGATCGTCACTCTGATGGAGACACTCGGTATTCTAGCGAACGGTATCAAGACCGCCCCCGCCCTGAGCGCAGTTATGGCCGTTCCGAGTCTCAAGACCGTCCAAGTCATCGTCCAGACAATCGACATGAAAGAGGTGATCGGTATGAAGATCGCCCCCGTTACCGACAAGATGGCCCGCGTCCCGCCCACTTTCGGGATCATCCCCCCCGTTCTGCCCCAACCCCACCCCGCCTGAAGCAGGCTTATCCCTCCAGAGAGGATGAGTCTTTCCAGTTAAACGGGGCCTGGGGTCGTGAAAGTGCTGATCTTGAACCTAAGGTTATGGGCTCTGCTACGCCTTCGGGACTCGTACCGGCACTACCCCATGATCTGGCAGCAGATGAAACCCCTGGCAACCCAGCTTTTGGAACCGATGCTGAAACTGATCTTATTTATGGTCGTCATGCGGTGTTAACGGCCTTGGCCGGAGAACGGCGGTTTAACCGGATTTGGATTACAGCCCCACTCCGTCACGATCCCCGCTTTTTAACACTGTTGGAAAAAGCCAAAACTAATGGAGCGGTGATTGATGTTGTCTTGCCCCCTCGTTTGGACTACCTGACGGATCAGGGGCGACATCAAGGGGTCGCAGCACAGGTGGCGGCCTATAGCTATTTGGAATTGGCGGATTTGATTGCCCAGGCCCAGGCCAAGACCCATCAGCCCGTCTTAATTGCCGCCGAGGGTCTGAATGATCCCCAGAATTTAGGGGCGATTATTCGCAGTGCCGAGGCCTTTGGGGCCCAAGGGATGATCATCCCCCAGCGCCGGGCCGTTGGGATTACCCCAGCCGTGGCCAAAGTTGCTGCCGGAGCCTTAGATCATTTTGCTGTAGCTCGGGTTGTGAACATGAATCAAGCCCTAGAAACCCTGAAAGAGGCTGGTTTCTGGCTCTATGGCCTGGCGGTAAATGGGTCTCAGCCCCTTGTGGAAACAAAATTGACCGGCCCCGTAGTCTTAGTCATTGGTGCAGAGGAAAATGGTCTCAGTCTCCAGGCCCAAAAGCATTGTGATCAGTTGGTCTCAATCCCTTTATTGGGTGAGACAGAAAGCCTGAATGCCTCTGTGGCGGCTGGAGTTGCCCTCTATGAAGTGTTTCGCCAACGCCCGAAAACCCGCACGGTGATCGACCTGGGAATACCCCCCACGCCTTGA
- a CDS encoding single-stranded DNA-binding protein, whose translation MSINVVTLVGRVGGEPDVKYFESGSVKCRLTLAVNRMRKDDPPDWFNLEIWGKTAEVAANYVHKGSLIGVTGSLKFDHWQDRATGANRSSPTIKVDKLDLLGSKRDNEAAAGSPPSDEW comes from the coding sequence ATGAGTATTAACGTTGTCACCCTAGTTGGCCGAGTTGGTGGCGAGCCGGATGTCAAATATTTTGAGTCGGGTTCTGTCAAATGTCGCTTAACCCTGGCTGTGAACCGGATGCGAAAAGACGATCCACCGGATTGGTTTAACCTAGAAATCTGGGGGAAAACAGCGGAAGTTGCGGCTAACTATGTCCACAAAGGTAGCTTAATTGGCGTGACTGGCTCCCTAAAATTTGACCATTGGCAGGATCGGGCGACTGGTGCAAATCGCTCCTCTCCCACAATCAAAGTAGATAAGTTGGATCTGCTAGGGAGTAAACGGGATAACGAGGCTGCGGCTGGTTCTCCACCCTCGGATGAATGGTAG